CGCTCTTTCCCTTATCTTCTGTGCATACTCCTCGTCAGAAAGAAGCCTTCCTTCTTCTTCCTCGTCATCGTCATCATCTCTGACCGGTTTAGCAACCTGTTGAGGTACAGGTGCAACTCCGCCGCCAATAGCAACCAGTTCCACCTCAGCACCAACAGCTTCGAACTGCCCCTTCAACCTCAAGGCTTCTTCCCTCTCGGCTTCTTTCCGGATGCATACAGGCTTCTGAGTGATCACATTGTAAACCACATCAGCCGTGCTCCCGGACCAGCGGGCAATTTCTTCAGCAATACGACTGGCTGTCTGAGGGTCACCGCACTTTTTAATAAGTACCTTGTATTTCACGGTTACTCATCCCTTTCCATAACTGCGAAGTTCATGTTATTGTAACCGACCTTTCCGCAGGTATTCATAATCTTGAACAGGCAATCGAAATCCATATTTTTATCTACCTGAATAACGATTTTTCCCTGGACAGAATTAAGTGCCCCCAGACGGACCATCTCTTCTTCCTGCGCATAGCAGGCCTTCAACTTTTCCTCCAGCTTTCCAACAACAGGATCAGGATCATCAAAAGGAATCTTCCTGACATCGTCTGTTGGAACGATGGGCAAGTTGTCCACCAGGACCATATCATTGGTAACCGCACACTGCAGGTTTACCTCCTGAGGCTTCTTCTTGGATTCCGAGTTTGGAAGAACCAGGTTATCCGCATTGGTAAGAAGACTTCCCTCAGCGGAAAAGCTCTTCAAAAGGAACACAAGAATAATGGTGAACATGTCCATCATGGAGGTGATATTTAAATCAGAACTCCTTTTAACTTTTCTTGATCGTCTTGCCATATCAACCTCTCAGTTTTGCGATGGATATGTTCGGAAATTCCGCAGCCCGCGCTTTATCCATGATCTGTACGATCTTATCGTACATAACCTCGTTTTCAGCAGCGATAATGATATCATCAGCATCTTCTGCCTCACGATAACGCTCCTTAATCTTCATAAGACGATTCTGGAGTTCATCGTATGCCGAAAGGGGCCTCGACTCAAACTCAGCAGGATCATTGACAACAATAACCCTTCTGGGATTTGTCAATGCATATACGGTATCACCAACATTTACCTTCTCAATTGGCTCACCGGATGAGTTAGTGACCATCTCTCCATGCTTAGTGTAGAGACGATTCAGAATATTCCGGTTCTCATCACAGGTGTGAAGATAAATGTCATAGCGTTCGTAAATCTGCATATCCCTGCCGGTTTTTGGATGCTTGGGGGTCTCTCCAGGATGGAATTCAACCGTAAACTCGGTCTGATCGTCTTTGGCGACGTACCGATGAAATTCACGGTAGAAAAGACTGGGCATAAAACCGCCTTTGGCACCAAGGGTCACAACGGAATCAGTGATAATAGCTGTAAGCAGGAGCTTGTTGCTCTTATCCTCTGTAGGCTGTTGTGTCACCGCTTGTTTCGTCTGAGATCCTCTCGCTTCCGGCAATTTGATATCAATAATTGCTACCTTCGCGAACTCGGCTGACACCAGCAGCATTGGAATCAACACCACCATGAGATTCATGAATGGCTTCAGATCCATGTCACTGCTGGCCATTACACTTTTCTTTCTTCTAGCCATAGTTCTTGACCTCTAACGATTGATTATTCTTCGACAAGGTTAATGAGTTTTGCAGTTTTTTCATCCATTTCTTCAACCAGCTTGTCAGCTTTGTTAGCCAGAATACCGTGTACAAGAAGTGTCGGAATAGCTACAAGCAGACCCCACAGAGTGGTTGACATAGCAACGGAAATTCCGGTTGCCAGCGCCTGAGCTCTCTGTGCTGCCGGAACATTAGCGATAGCGTCGAAAGCGATCATCAGTCCATAAATTGTTCCCATCAGTCCAAGCAGAGTAGCAAGGTTGGCAAGAGTGGGGAAAAACGGAATATTTCTGGTGATCTTCGGAGCTTCTGTCAAGAAAACCTCATCTACTGATTTCTGAACTGCCTTGGAGCCTTTCCCACGATTCTGAAGAATCGCTGCAACGCTCTTGGCCAGAGGAGTAACAACAGATGTGGAATACTTGATGGCTTTTTCATAGTCACCGGCTTTCAGATATTTGGAGATACTGGCCATGAAAGTGCCGCTTCCGGTACCACACTTAAAATAGAGATACCAAACTCTTTCAGCTACCATACCAAGGATACCAAATCCCACAAACAGAATAGCCCACATGGCGAAACTTCCGGGAGAAACGAATCCATCGATAATGAACTTGAACAGCATTTGAAACTCATTCATCAGGAACTCCTTTCATAAAAATGAACGTACAATAAAGATAAAAAGTTACATTATTTCCTTATTAAAAAACAGGTCTTCCGCTCCTTTCTTTTCATATTACATACCTATCTGCCCCTTCAATTCGTTAATTCTCTCTTCTTCCAGAACGATATTGCGTTTTGCATCCATTTCAATTCTGTTAAGCTGCTTGATCTTTTCTTCAACAGGAATCTGCATTCTCATGATATTCTGGATACGACGCATGCTGCTCTCAAACTGCTCATCCCTGGGTCCACCCTGGCTGCTGGCCAATGCACCACCTGAACCAGCCTTTGCAGAAGAACCGCCTGCGACCTGAGACTGTGGAACCTGTTTGGGTGTCCATTCGGTAATCACAACATTGAGAGCTTCTGAAGATGGATTAATTTCTCTGATACGCTCTCTTATCTTCTCTAACCACTGGCTGTTTGCAATACCCAGTTCTTTTGCAGCTTGAATACCATCTTCATATTTAGGCAGAGCGGCATCCATCGCCTCCAGCTTTTTCTCTTCAAGCAGTTGACGATATGCCTCTTTTTCTTCTTCCGACAGACCTTTAGGAATAGGGGCACTGGCAAACTCAATACCCACCTGTTCCATTATCTGACCACGCTTGAACATCATCTCTGTAAAGCGATCGATGGATTTTTCTACATACTCACCCTTAATATTCTGAGTATGAGCCCAGTCGATATTCTTAAAGAAGTACTCCTGTGCCTTTTCATAGTACTTATCAAGGCTTGACAAAATCTTAATCTTCGAAGCTATCTTCTGTTCAGTCGTCCCGAACAGAGTCTGGTTAGCGACCGCTTCAGCCATGTCGACAAAACCCATACCGATCATATAGGTAGCCCTTACAGTCCAGTCCGCGACACCAAGCTCAATAGCCTTTGCATACTGCTTTGCCGGCTCTTCCAGGGCTTTGGTTTTGTTTTTTATCAGATCCTTCATCGATCTTTCGTTCTTAGCATTCAGTTTGATTTTGGTAAATTCCTGATAGCTTATCTCTCCCAGTTTGAAATAGGACTGAGCGATCGCACCAACATCGATATCAGCCTCTTTCTTGAACTTTTCATAAACCGATGTCGCCATCAGGTAATTTTTCTGTGCATCTGCGAACTTGCTCATCTTAAAATAGGCATCCCCCGCCTTTACAAGTGCCTGCACCTGCTTGTACCTGTCATTGGCGTATTTCTGAGCGTATTCTGTAAACACCCGCGCCATGTCATCGCTCTGCTCCATCTTTTCATAGCAGAGTCCTATAGAGAAAAATGCCTCAGCCGAATACTCAGATTCGGGGAAACGCTTTGAGAGAATGTCGTAGACATTGATAGCATTTGAGTAGAACTTTCCTTTTTCAAAGATAAGACCCGCATTATAGAGCGCCAGAGGAGTCTTTGGATCATTAGAATAACGTTCGTAGATCATTTCGAACATTTTTCCTGCCATATCAAACTGGTTGATCTTCTGATAGCACTCAGATGCTGATGACAAGCTGGGGATCGCAAATTCAGCCTTGGTTATGTTGTTTGCGGCTGTCTGATAGACCTGTGCAGCCTTTTCATACTTTTCAACTTTTTTATAGTTTTCTGCGGCTCTGAGATAAGCTTTTTCCCTTAATTTGGATTTGGGGAATTTGACTGCCATCTCCTCAAATGAGGAAGCAGCTACCTCATAGTTCTTGCTTTCCTCATAACAGACACCAGCTTCAAACCACCCCACATCGGCGACTTTACTGGTTGAAAATTCGTTGTAGATGGCCTTGAAAGCATCGGCAGCACCCATCAGGTCGCCACTTTTCTTTATGCCTTCAGCCCTCTTATACATGGCTCCAGCAGCCAGGTCCATCACCTCTGTATATTCTGGTGTATTAGATGCCTGCTTAGAGAGTAACTGACGATAAATTCCCATAGCCTGATCAAACTGGCCTGCATTTGAATAGCTATTAGCCAGCATTCGCATCGATTTGTCTGTAACCTTGGAATCCGGATAACTATCGGAAACCTGTTTAAAGACCCTTATGGCATTATCGTAGGATTTGGCTGTATAGTGGATATTACCGGCAAGATAGAGCACATCAGCAGCATTGGAACTCTTTGGGAACCTGGCCTGAAATTTTTCGGTGTATTCCAGCAGTTTCTTTGTTTCAGGAAGAGCATAAGCCTGCTCATCGGATACACCACTCTTGGCCATGGACTTCTTACGGCAATTGTCAAGAGCAACAATAACGTTGTAGCCGGCGTCTTCCTGAGAAATCACCACCGGGCCCTTGTCTGCCTTTTGCTTCATCTTCTCGACTTCTGTCTGATCCATTCCCAGTGTATCAAACTCGGCTTTGTACTCAGGATAGGTCTTTAAATCCTGCATTGCCACGAAATCGTAGTTTTCCGCAGCTTTCTGACAGTCGCCCATGGCACTGTAGATTTCAGCTATATTGTACTTGAATTCGTAAATCTTCCATTTGTCATCGGGAAATTTCTCGAAGTACTCATTGTAGCGCTTGAGAGCCTTTTCAAATGCAGACTTGTCCTTTTTTTTCTGGGCAAGAGCATGGAAATAGATAGCTATATGACCCAATGCCCTTTTAACTTCATTTCTGGACTGTTCAATAACAGCCAATTCTTTACTGTTGATTTTATACCATTCGCTGTTTGGACCGTAGTCATCAACCAGTCTTTCACGTTCACTGTTGGCCTTTTCATGCTCTTTTTTAACAACATAACATTCGATGAGAGCCTGGCGTGCAGTGGGAGCCTCTTTGTAATTCGGGAATCTCTTCAAAGCAGTTGTCAAAGCTCCGATAGCAGCATCAAACTGTCCATGGGACCTGTTCTTTAAACCGATAGTATAAAGGACATAGTCTTCATAGGGCTTTTTCCCGACTTTTTTGAAAAAGCTTATGGCTTCCTGCGCACCGTTTTCCATATCGGAGAAGGAGATGGCCATAAATTCAAGAGCCATGCTCCTGAATTCACGCTTGGGATACAGACCTGCATCGCACTTCTCGACATAGGTGTGGAAAAGGTTTACCGCTTTATCGAGTTCGCCCATGTTATAATAGACTTCCGCCTTACGGTAGTGAACCATTTCCCAGTTCTGAAGATCGATCTCATTTTCCTTTATTTTCTCCAGATGTTTTATAGCACAGGAATGATCGTTGTCCAGATAGCAGAGATCAGAGAGACGGAAATGCGCTCCTGATGCCCTGGGGCTTCCCGGAAATTTTTCTACTATTTTTGTAAAAACATCTTTTGTTCTGTCAAGATCACCCATCAGAAGGTAAATATTTCCCATCTGGTAATAAGCTTCACTGAGCTTGGGAAAATCAGGATATTCTGCTGCGAGTCTTTCATACATAGAAAGCGCCTTGGAGTAATCCGGGACAGGGTTTTCCGGTTCCGGTCCACGTGGGTTGCGCTCGTATTCACTCATAGCCCGCTCATAGTCTTCACGAGCCTTAACGTAGTTATCACGTCCCTGGTCATAGTAGAGACCGCCGAGAGTATAGATTACGTCCGCACAGCGTTCAGACTTCTTTACAGTGCAATTGGAAAGAAGTTTTTCATAACGGGCAACAATCTCTTCGAGACTCTTACCTACCGGCTTTGATTTTGTTGTCTTGACTTCAGCTTCCTTGCGAAGTTTGGCCCTTTCTGCTTCCAGCTTCTTGATTTTTTCAAGGATCTCTTCCCGCTTGTTGGCAGCAGCATCAGAGGTGCCGGTGAAGACAACCATCACTGCGGAAAGGATTACAATGACATACAAGCTTAACCGATGATTTCTACGCATTATAACTTCTCTCCTTCTTTCTGAACACAAAGCTACTCCTCTATTTTTTCTAACTGTTTCTGGAGTTTCTCCAGTTCCTGGTCAATTTTTCCTTCTTCTTTTTCCTGCTCCTGGATAATCTGAGCCTCTTTCTTAGCCCCGATAATTTTGGTGGCCTTTGCAAGTGCATAATCAGCATCAGCCAGGATCTCTTCCTGTCTCTTGAAGAATTTCTTATGAGAATTTGCAAGAAGACTGTATCTGAAAAAGTCCTTATTTTCCTTCGCAAACCCCTCAAACTCTTTCTGCAGTGCCGGTCTTTCCTCAAGAGTCTTGTTTGTCGGCTTACGCAGTGCGTTTTTCTTGATCAAATCAGCAGTAGTGGCAAAATGAGTTGTATACTCTTCGAACAGTGCTTTTCTCTTAGCCAAGTCTTCATCGGTGATAAAAGGCCGATTACATGTGGCAATACACTGTTCCAGAGCAGAAACCGCTTCCTGGTGCCTCTTTAAAAGCATCAAAGAATAACCTTTCACCAGAAAAGCTTCGGGTACCAGAGGAGACTCCGGGAAACTCGAAATAAGTTTTTCAATTGTCTTCAGAGCAACATTGGGCTGGTTCACCTTAATCCACGCCCATGCGGTCCCAAGCAGTGCCTCATCCTGATAAGGAGAACCATCAGGTACTCTCTGGTAAGCCTCAACAGCAAGACGCAGCTTGTCACCCATTTCGAAATACAAGTGCCCCAGCTTTGTGTTTGCGGCATCCTGCAGAAGCTGATCAGCTACTTCCTGAGTAGTATCCTGGACAATATTTGTCAGATTCTGCACAGCCGCCTGCTCCTTGTCATCCTCAATATTAATGATAGAAAGAGTGTACTGCGCATAGAGATAATTGGGATCACCCGGAGCAATGCTGCTGAGAAGCTGTTCAGCGACATTGTAGTTTTTACGCTGAAAATGTATTTGTCCTGCAAGATAATCGGCATCAGGACGAATATCGCTCTCCCCATACAGGTTGATAATAAACGCATGGTTCTTGAGAGCCTCCTCGTAATTTTCTTCCCGGTAATCAAGACTCTGTAAACCATAAAGATACTTTGAACGCATTTCTGAAGTTGTGTATTCCTCCAAAGCTTCTTTGTATACCTGGCGAGCGATGTCGTTCATATACAGGAACCGGTATGAATTACCCAGATACCAGGTTGCTTTGTCGTTGAGATGAAAGTTGGGAAAAAGAGAGAGTACTTTTCCAAACGCAAATGAGGCTTCCCAGTATTTTCCCGCCAAGTAAAGCCGCATGGCTTCATTATAAGCATCCATGGGAGCCAGAATAAGCTCATCATAGAGACGCTTTGATTCACGCTGTTCGCGGGTTGGACCGAAGTCGGTTGACACTTTGAAAGCAACGGTAAATCCTCTCTCGTCCCGTTTATCTCCATTCTTCATCAAAGATTCAATAAAACTGTAACCAAAATCAGCATCCACGTTTAAATAATTTATCATTTCCGGGAGAGGATAGATAAGATTATAGTTGAAACCGAGGTAGGGAATATTATTATTTGTCCATCCGGCCTTGATCCAGAGCTGAGGGATAAACATATATTTGAGATGCACTCCCAGACGGTACTCAATCGGAATCGCTCCATCGAGAGTACCGGAATCATTTTTAAGCCCCTTGAACATATTTTTGTAGCTGGGAATAATGCTTTCATAAAGCTGTCCCAGCAAGTTATCAATAAGGACCTCCACATCTCCGACCAGGTTGTCATTGAATGCGGCGTACCTGATTCCAGCCCTGAAACGGTTAATGGTGATTTCCGGATCATTTGACATATCCCACTTGACCTGTGTAGGCAGCAGATCCTGAACACTGAGGCTTATACCCAGATCCCCGAACCTGTAATGGTCCAGAGGATTGAGATAAATTCCCAGATCGAGACCAGGAATATGAGACACAGACATATTTCCATACTGATTTTGGATTCTGAGTTTGACATTTGTCCCCAACATCAGCCATGGAAGAACTCTTACGCCATAGTTACCGATAGCCCAGAGATCCTGGAAACTGACTGCCCCCAGATCAATCGGATTATTTCCCGGTCCATCAACTGTTTTTTCAACGATACCTCTGGAGAAGAGAAGAGTTAAACCCAGAGTGTGGTTTTTCCGGATAGGAAAAAGAGCCCCGAAATGCTGATACCCCATCGATTCATTGAACCATGACCAGCGATAAACGCCAAATATATCGATATGCATCTGATTGACCCTGTAAAGCAGGGCGGGGTTTACCAGTGCAGAAGTCCATTCAGAGAGATTTTCTGTAAAATCGGCCTGAAAGTAGGGAGCGTCATACCCTCCGGAAGCATCGCCCCTGGCAAGATTACCTGCGCCGAAAAGCATCAACACCAGGCATAACTTGACTACAGATGGTGCATAAATGGAATGATACCTCACAGTTTACCAGCCTCCCCAAAAGGTTTATTTAAGCGGAACAACCTCAACCCGCCTGTTTTTGGCCCTTCCCTCAGCTTCTGTATTGGGAGCAACGGGTCTTTCCTCACCATATCCTCTGGCAACTATCCTATCCGCACTGATACCTCTCATGACAAGATACTCCATCACAGATTTCGCCCTGTCATAAGAGAGAGCCAGATTGTAATCATTTGACCCCTGATCATCAGTATGCCCCCCAATCTCAATTCTCACATTGGGATATGCTTCCAGACTGTTGAAGACCTGTTCGAGAACATAATATGATTCTTCCAGCAACTCTGCGCTGGCAGTCTTAAAATTGACTCCACGAAGAATGAGAGTCTGTTTTATCTCCTGCGGTTTCTCATCAGGACAACCATCATCATCTTTGTAACCATTGACGGTTTCAGGATTGTTGGGACAGGCATCGTCTACGTCAGGAATACCGTCTTTATCGTTATCGTTGTCCGGGCACCCATCAGTATCCTGGAATCCATCACGGTCTTCCGGCTGATTCGGGCATTGATCCTGAGCATCGTAAATACCATCATTGTCATTATCGTAGTCAGGACATCCGTCTATATCCTCGAATCCGTCAAGATCTTCTGCCACCTCCGGGCACTGATCGACATCATCGGGTATCCCATCCCCATCCTTGTCAGTATCTAATGTTGCCACCATCTGCTCTGTGATCAGACCGATGTCGGTTCCATTCTCACCGGTTCCTTTACAAGGCGATACAGATTTGACGAAGTAATTGTATTCAGGATGACCGGGAGAGACAAAGATCGGTTCTTTGGAGATATTGCTCTGGTGCACAACGGCTGTGCCATTAAAGGGGAGGCGGTTATTGTAGATATTGTTGTTGATAATCCTGGTTTTCCGAGCATCCGGAGCAATGAAAATTCCGTACTGCTTATTTCCCGACATGATGTTGTTCCTGACCAGGACTTCAGTACGGTGGGCACAAAAAATCCCGCAATAGCCATTCTCAAGGATAACATTGTGATCAATAGATGTCCTGGTTCCTCTTGAGGATTCCAGAAAGATGCCGGTCCATTCATTTCTGTAAATCACATTATTATTAATATCGGGCAATGATATAAGAGCATGAATTCCGGCTCCCTTGTTGTCAACGATAAGGTTGCGTTTAATAATCGGGCGGGTGTTTTTACAGAGTACTCCTGTTGTCCCATTGCGAATTGTAAAACCGGTGATTGTCGCTCCATCAGCTCCGGTCACGCAAGGCCCGATTCTTCTGCCATCGATAACAGTACGCACCATGTCCTGACCCATTAAAACCACATTGTCGGGAAGGGCGATGTTTTCGTAGTAAATACCTTTGCTTACATAAACGGTATCCCCTTCATCCGCCTCTCCCAATGCAGCATGAATAGTCGGGAAATCGTGGGGGACCACAATTTTCCTTCCCGCCTGGGAAACAGTTACAGCTATCAGTAGAGCATACGTTAAAAAAAGAGACTTTTTATTCATAGGACCCGTTTTTTAAGGGCTTAAATTGTGCGCAGAAAGAGCATTGACCCCATCGCAGTATACTGAGGGGTAGGAACAAAAA
This genomic window from Fibrobacter sp. contains:
- a CDS encoding OmpA family protein, which encodes MNKKSLFLTYALLIAVTVSQAGRKIVVPHDFPTIHAALGEADEGDTVYVSKGIYYENIALPDNVVLMGQDMVRTVIDGRRIGPCVTGADGATITGFTIRNGTTGVLCKNTRPIIKRNLIVDNKGAGIHALISLPDINNNVIYRNEWTGIFLESSRGTRTSIDHNVILENGYCGIFCAHRTEVLVRNNIMSGNKQYGIFIAPDARKTRIINNNIYNNRLPFNGTAVVHQSNISKEPIFVSPGHPEYNYFVKSVSPCKGTGENGTDIGLITEQMVATLDTDKDGDGIPDDVDQCPEVAEDLDGFEDIDGCPDYDNDNDGIYDAQDQCPNQPEDRDGFQDTDGCPDNDNDKDGIPDVDDACPNNPETVNGYKDDDGCPDEKPQEIKQTLILRGVNFKTASAELLEESYYVLEQVFNSLEAYPNVRIEIGGHTDDQGSNDYNLALSYDRAKSVMEYLVMRGISADRIVARGYGEERPVAPNTEAEGRAKNRRVEVVPLK
- a CDS encoding tetratricopeptide repeat protein, with protein sequence MRRNHRLSLYVIVILSAVMVVFTGTSDAAANKREEILEKIKKLEAERAKLRKEAEVKTTKSKPVGKSLEEIVARYEKLLSNCTVKKSERCADVIYTLGGLYYDQGRDNYVKAREDYERAMSEYERNPRGPEPENPVPDYSKALSMYERLAAEYPDFPKLSEAYYQMGNIYLLMGDLDRTKDVFTKIVEKFPGSPRASGAHFRLSDLCYLDNDHSCAIKHLEKIKENEIDLQNWEMVHYRKAEVYYNMGELDKAVNLFHTYVEKCDAGLYPKREFRSMALEFMAISFSDMENGAQEAISFFKKVGKKPYEDYVLYTIGLKNRSHGQFDAAIGALTTALKRFPNYKEAPTARQALIECYVVKKEHEKANSERERLVDDYGPNSEWYKINSKELAVIEQSRNEVKRALGHIAIYFHALAQKKKDKSAFEKALKRYNEYFEKFPDDKWKIYEFKYNIAEIYSAMGDCQKAAENYDFVAMQDLKTYPEYKAEFDTLGMDQTEVEKMKQKADKGPVVISQEDAGYNVIVALDNCRKKSMAKSGVSDEQAYALPETKKLLEYTEKFQARFPKSSNAADVLYLAGNIHYTAKSYDNAIRVFKQVSDSYPDSKVTDKSMRMLANSYSNAGQFDQAMGIYRQLLSKQASNTPEYTEVMDLAAGAMYKRAEGIKKSGDLMGAADAFKAIYNEFSTSKVADVGWFEAGVCYEESKNYEVAASSFEEMAVKFPKSKLREKAYLRAAENYKKVEKYEKAAQVYQTAANNITKAEFAIPSLSSASECYQKINQFDMAGKMFEMIYERYSNDPKTPLALYNAGLIFEKGKFYSNAINVYDILSKRFPESEYSAEAFFSIGLCYEKMEQSDDMARVFTEYAQKYANDRYKQVQALVKAGDAYFKMSKFADAQKNYLMATSVYEKFKKEADIDVGAIAQSYFKLGEISYQEFTKIKLNAKNERSMKDLIKNKTKALEEPAKQYAKAIELGVADWTVRATYMIGMGFVDMAEAVANQTLFGTTEQKIASKIKILSSLDKYYEKAQEYFFKNIDWAHTQNIKGEYVEKSIDRFTEMMFKRGQIMEQVGIEFASAPIPKGLSEEEKEAYRQLLEEKKLEAMDAALPKYEDGIQAAKELGIANSQWLEKIRERIREINPSSEALNVVITEWTPKQVPQSQVAGGSSAKAGSGGALASSQGGPRDEQFESSMRRIQNIMRMQIPVEEKIKQLNRIEMDAKRNIVLEEERINELKGQIGM
- a CDS encoding tetratricopeptide repeat protein, which produces MRYHSIYAPSVVKLCLVLMLFGAGNLARGDASGGYDAPYFQADFTENLSEWTSALVNPALLYRVNQMHIDIFGVYRWSWFNESMGYQHFGALFPIRKNHTLGLTLLFSRGIVEKTVDGPGNNPIDLGAVSFQDLWAIGNYGVRVLPWLMLGTNVKLRIQNQYGNMSVSHIPGLDLGIYLNPLDHYRFGDLGISLSVQDLLPTQVKWDMSNDPEITINRFRAGIRYAAFNDNLVGDVEVLIDNLLGQLYESIIPSYKNMFKGLKNDSGTLDGAIPIEYRLGVHLKYMFIPQLWIKAGWTNNNIPYLGFNYNLIYPLPEMINYLNVDADFGYSFIESLMKNGDKRDERGFTVAFKVSTDFGPTREQRESKRLYDELILAPMDAYNEAMRLYLAGKYWEASFAFGKVLSLFPNFHLNDKATWYLGNSYRFLYMNDIARQVYKEALEEYTTSEMRSKYLYGLQSLDYREENYEEALKNHAFIINLYGESDIRPDADYLAGQIHFQRKNYNVAEQLLSSIAPGDPNYLYAQYTLSIINIEDDKEQAAVQNLTNIVQDTTQEVADQLLQDAANTKLGHLYFEMGDKLRLAVEAYQRVPDGSPYQDEALLGTAWAWIKVNQPNVALKTIEKLISSFPESPLVPEAFLVKGYSLMLLKRHQEAVSALEQCIATCNRPFITDEDLAKRKALFEEYTTHFATTADLIKKNALRKPTNKTLEERPALQKEFEGFAKENKDFFRYSLLANSHKKFFKRQEEILADADYALAKATKIIGAKKEAQIIQEQEKEEGKIDQELEKLQKQLEKIEE
- a CDS encoding MotA/TolQ/ExbB proton channel family protein; translated protein: MNEFQMLFKFIIDGFVSPGSFAMWAILFVGFGILGMVAERVWYLYFKCGTGSGTFMASISKYLKAGDYEKAIKYSTSVVTPLAKSVAAILQNRGKGSKAVQKSVDEVFLTEAPKITRNIPFFPTLANLATLLGLMGTIYGLMIAFDAIANVPAAQRAQALATGISVAMSTTLWGLLVAIPTLLVHGILANKADKLVEEMDEKTAKLINLVEE
- a CDS encoding biopolymer transporter ExbD, with translation MARRSRKVKRSSDLNITSMMDMFTIILVFLLKSFSAEGSLLTNADNLVLPNSESKKKPQEVNLQCAVTNDMVLVDNLPIVPTDDVRKIPFDDPDPVVGKLEEKLKACYAQEEEMVRLGALNSVQGKIVIQVDKNMDFDCLFKIMNTCGKVGYNNMNFAVMERDE